In Microtus ochrogaster isolate Prairie Vole_2 chromosome 4, MicOch1.0, whole genome shotgun sequence, one genomic interval encodes:
- the Evx2 gene encoding homeobox even-skipped homolog protein 2: MMERIRKEMILMERGLHSPTATKRFSNLSDSAGSAVLEALENSQHPARLSPRLPSAPLHGALGDLPAKGKFEIDTLFNLQHPSSESTVSSEIASATESRKKSGHYSEAAAEADMSSDVEVGCSALRSPGGLGAAPLKENNAKGYAESGSVAGTTTSASGSGLGSLHGGGGGNSGGTALGGSGSSSGADQVRRYRTAFTREQIARLEKEFYRENYVSRPRRCELAAALNLPETTIKVWFQNRRMKDKRQRLAMSWPHPADPSFYTYMMTHAAATGSLPYPFHSHVPLHYYPHVGVTAAAAAAAASGAAAAASSPFATSIRPLDTFRALSHPYSRPELLCSFRHPGLYQAPAAAAGLNSAASAAAAAAAAAAAASSAAAGAPPSGSSAPCSCLSCHSSQSAAAAAAAAAAALGSRGAGGGGGGGGGAAGSAGASDFGCSAAAPRSESGFLPYSAAVLSKTAVSPPDQRDEAPLTR, from the exons ATGatggaaagaataagaaaagagatGATTCTGATGGAGAGAGGGCTCCATAGCCCTACTGCTACCAAGAGGTTCTCCAATTTGTCCGATTCGGCTGGCAGTGCTGTGCTGGAGGCCTTGGAAAATTCGCAGCACCCGGCTCGCCTCAGTCCGCGCCTGCCGTCCGCTCCCCTGCACGGCGCTCTGGGAGACCTCCCCGCCAAGGGCAAATTCGAAATAGACACTTTGTTCAACCTGCAGCACCCGAGCAGCGAAAGCACCGTCTCCTCCGAAATCGCCTCCGCCACCGAGAGCCGCAAGAAGTCTGGTCATTACTCAGAAGCGGCCGCCGAGGCCGACATGAGCAGCGACGTGGAGGTGGGGTGCTCGGCACTGCGCTCTCCCGGCGGCCTGGGCGCTGCGCCGCTCAAGGAAAACAATGCCAAAG GGTACGCGGAGAGCGGCTCAGTCGCGGGTACCACGACGTCGGCCTCCGGCTCGGGCCTCGGCAGTCTGCATGGAGGTGGCGGTGGCAACAGCGGGGGTACGGCGTTGGGTGGCTCCGGCTCCAGCTCCGGCGCCGATCAGGTGCGGCGATACCGAACGGCGTTCACCCGTGAACAGATCGCGCGCCTGGAGAAGGAGTTCTACAGAGAGAACTACGTGTCTCGGCCTCGCCGATGCGAGCTGGCCGCTGCTCTCAACCTGCCGGAAACCACTATCAAG GTGTGGTTCCAGAACCGGCGCATGAAGGACAAACGACAGCGCCTGGCCATGTCGTGGCCGCATCCAGCGGACCCCAGCTTCTACACCTACATGATGACGCACGCGGCGGCCACCGGAAGCCTACCCTACCCTTTCCACTCGCACGTGCCGCTGCACTACTACCCGCACGTGGGCGTCACCGCGGCTGCAGCGGCGGCCGCAGCCTCGGGAGCTGCAGCGGCAGCGTCGTCGCCCTTCGCCACTTCCATCCGTCCTCTGGACACCTTCCGTGCGCTCTCGCATCCCTACTCGCGGCCTGAGCTGCTCTGCAGCTTCCGCCACCCCGGGCTCTACCAGgctcccgccgccgccgccgggcTCAACAGCGCGGCGTCGGCGGCTGCTGCAGCGGCGGCTGCAGCTGCAGCGGCCTCCTCGGCGGCGGCCGGGGCGCCCCCCAGCGGCAGCTCGGCGCCCTGCTCGTGCCTCAGTTGCCACAGCAGCCAGtccgcagccgccgccgccgcagcaGCAGCCGCAGCGCTGGGCTCCCGGGGCGccggtggcggtggtggcggcggcggcggggcaGCCGGGTCGGCGGGCGCCTCGGACTTTGGCTGCAGCGCCGCCGCGCCGCGCTCCGAGAGCGGCTTCTTGCCCTACTCGGCCGCGGTGCTAAGCAAGACCGCCGTCAGCCCGCCCGACCAGAGGGACGAGGCGCCGCTCACCAGATAA